A stretch of Comamonadaceae bacterium M7527 DNA encodes these proteins:
- a CDS encoding outer membrane protein assembly factor BamE — protein MTSAVLLIANQCRVRLAAIGAAFLCALVLTGCASSAPKADSEPSASLGETISTLGGWLSPYRPDVLQGNVITKEQAAQLRVGLSREQVAGLLGTPLLQSVFHSNRWDYVFTWARQGSPDQQRRLTIWFEDNKVAKFVGDDMPSEQAFVQSISRPIDTTEALPLSATPEQIKQFQAQQAALKDSNAGPAANNANEPSTTSFPALNAQEVQ, from the coding sequence ATGACGTCTGCTGTATTGTTGATTGCCAACCAGTGCCGTGTGCGCCTAGCCGCCATCGGTGCTGCCTTTCTATGTGCTTTGGTGCTGACAGGTTGCGCCAGCAGCGCGCCCAAAGCCGACTCCGAGCCGTCCGCCAGTTTGGGCGAAACCATCAGCACGCTGGGCGGCTGGCTAAGCCCTTACCGTCCTGACGTGTTGCAAGGCAACGTTATCACCAAAGAGCAAGCTGCACAGTTGCGTGTCGGTTTGTCGCGCGAACAAGTCGCTGGCTTGTTGGGTACGCCGCTGTTGCAAAGCGTGTTTCACAGCAACCGTTGGGACTACGTGTTCACATGGGCGCGCCAAGGCTCACCCGACCAACAGCGTCGCTTAACCATATGGTTTGAAGACAATAAGGTGGCCAAATTTGTAGGTGACGACATGCCTTCAGAGCAGGCATTTGTGCAGTCCATCAGCCGTCCAATAGACACCACCGAGGCCTTGCCATTGTCTGCAACGCCCGAGCAAATCAAGCAGTTTCAAGCGCAACAGGCTGCGTTAAAAGACAGCAATGCAGGGCCTGCGGCCAATAACGCCAACGAGCCGTCTACGACTAGCTTCCCCGCGCTGAATGCCCAGGAGGTCCAATGA
- the fur gene encoding ferric iron uptake transcriptional regulator: MNTLDELKNTGLKATLPRLKILEVFQNASQRHLTADDVYRLLLDDKADIGLATVYRVLMQFEQAGLLVRSSFESGKAVYELDHGQHHDHLVCLDCGRVEEFFDAEIEKRQHDIATAKGFELQEHALSLYANCTTTNCPHKNK; the protein is encoded by the coding sequence ATGAATACCTTAGACGAACTTAAAAACACTGGTTTAAAGGCAACGCTGCCGCGTTTAAAAATTTTGGAAGTCTTCCAAAATGCCAGCCAACGCCACCTTACCGCTGATGACGTCTACCGTTTGCTACTGGACGACAAGGCCGACATAGGCTTGGCCACGGTTTACAGGGTGTTGATGCAGTTTGAACAGGCTGGCTTGCTGGTTCGCAGCAGCTTTGAGTCTGGCAAGGCGGTGTACGAACTAGATCACGGCCAACACCATGACCACCTGGTGTGCCTGGACTGCGGGCGTGTTGAGGAATTTTTTGACGCGGAGATTGAAAAGCGCCAGCACGATATCGCCACAGCCAAGGGCTTTGAGTTGCAAGAACATGCCTTGTCCTTGTATGCCAACTGCACCACAACCAACTGCCCCCACAAAAACAAGTAA
- the ptsN gene encoding PTS IIA-like nitrogen regulatory protein PtsN: MNRLSAILPIEQVSVELDATSKKRAFEEVGLLFEGQHGLSRSLVTDSLFARERLGSTGLGHGVAIPHGRIKGLKQPMAAVFQLAAPIAFDAPDEQPVTLMICLLVPEAATQKHLEILSEIAEILSDADLRERMKSAPSVQDLHQLIANWQSAHAAAA; this comes from the coding sequence ATGAACCGTTTGTCAGCAATCTTGCCCATAGAGCAAGTCTCAGTTGAGCTAGATGCCACGAGCAAAAAGCGCGCATTTGAAGAGGTAGGTTTATTGTTCGAAGGCCAGCATGGCCTTAGCCGTTCTTTGGTGACAGACAGTCTGTTTGCGCGTGAGCGCCTGGGTTCTACGGGCTTGGGTCACGGTGTGGCCATACCGCATGGTCGTATCAAAGGGCTTAAGCAGCCCATGGCCGCGGTGTTCCAGCTGGCCGCACCCATTGCATTTGATGCGCCAGACGAGCAACCCGTCACACTCATGATTTGCTTGCTGGTGCCCGAGGCGGCTACGCAAAAACACCTTGAAATACTGTCTGAAATCGCAGAAATCTTGAGTGACGCCGACTTGCGCGAGCGCATGAAGAGCGCGCCCTCGGTGCAAGACTTGCACCAACTGATTGCCAACTGGCAGTCTGCCCACGCTGCTGCTGCGTAA
- the hprK gene encoding HPr(Ser) kinase/phosphatase encodes MRPIVISADVLFEAHRSRLRWRWVAGLDASERPFDEVAIRAARSGADLVGYLNYIHPYRVQVLGEREIAYLTRDASADCARRAARIVTLEPPALVLADGATAPPELLAMCERAGIPLFATGESAAFVVDVLRAYLSKHFAERSTMHGVFMDILGMGVMITGESGLGKSELGLELISRGHGLVADDAVDLFRINQATIEGRCPQLLQNLLEVRGIGLLDIKAIFGETAVRRKLRLKLIVHLVRKETLERKYERMPHETLSQDVLGVPVRKAVIQVVAGRNIAVLVEAAVRNTILQLRGIDTYKEFVQRQRLAMDQGLD; translated from the coding sequence ATGCGCCCCATTGTCATCAGTGCTGATGTGTTGTTTGAAGCGCACCGCTCGCGCTTGCGCTGGCGGTGGGTGGCTGGTTTGGACGCGTCTGAGCGCCCCTTTGACGAAGTGGCCATCAGGGCTGCACGCTCTGGCGCTGACCTGGTGGGCTACCTCAACTACATACATCCCTACCGTGTACAAGTGTTGGGTGAGCGTGAAATTGCCTACCTCACCCGCGACGCCAGTGCCGACTGCGCCAGACGGGCCGCGCGCATTGTTACCTTGGAGCCGCCAGCGTTGGTGCTGGCTGATGGTGCCACGGCACCACCCGAGTTGCTGGCCATGTGCGAGCGAGCAGGTATCCCGCTGTTTGCCACTGGCGAGTCAGCCGCTTTTGTAGTGGACGTGCTGCGGGCTTACCTGTCCAAGCACTTTGCCGAGCGCTCCACCATGCACGGTGTGTTCATGGACATATTGGGCATGGGCGTCATGATTACCGGCGAGTCCGGCCTGGGTAAAAGCGAGTTGGGCTTAGAGCTGATTTCTCGTGGTCATGGCTTGGTGGCGGATGATGCGGTGGATTTATTCCGTATCAACCAAGCCACCATAGAGGGCCGCTGCCCGCAGCTGCTGCAAAACCTGTTGGAGGTGCGCGGTATTGGCCTGCTGGACATCAAGGCCATATTTGGCGAGACGGCAGTGCGGCGGAAATTACGTCTTAAATTGATTGTGCATTTGGTGCGCAAGGAGACCCTGGAGCGCAAATACGAGCGCATGCCCCACGAAACACTCAGCCAGGACGTGCTGGGCGTGCCGGTGCGCAAGGCGGTTATTCAGGTGGTGGCCGGGCGCAATATTGCGGTATTGGTAGAGGCTGCTGTGCGCAACACCATCTTGCAGCTGCGCGGCATTGATACCTACAAAGAGTTTGTCCAGCGTCAGCGTTTGGCCATGGACCAAGGCCTGGACTAG